GGCACAAGTTGTTTATCTACTTAGGCTGTATCTCAGCAACTCACAGTGTGCAATGCCTGACACATCAAGAGCTCAGCACCAGCAGACAGCCTGCTTGGCTGTCCTCAGTCTCCTAGCACAATGCTTCATGGCATCCTGGCCTCTATCAGGAATAGCGTGGCCAGCCGGCCAGGGAAGcgattcttcccctgtactccgCACTGCTAAGGCCACCCTtgagttctgggcccctcaattcaggaaggacattgaggtgctggagcaagtccagagaacAGCAACAGAACTGGAAAAGTAACTGGAGCACGAGTcggatgagggagctggggggtctcagcctggagcaaaggaggcttgGGGTGACCTTACTGCCCTCCAGGACTCCCTACACCAGGTGTATCCAGGCATTACACCCTCCTGGTGTCACTTGTGCTGGTGACAGGACatcagaaaaaatttcttcacagaaggggTGATTAGATACTTGAATGAGCTGCCTAGGGAGGTGGCAGAGTTAGTgctcctggaggtgtttaagggatgtctggatgtggcacttagagGCCTGCTTTAGTTCACAAGGTCGTGTTCAGTAATAgtttggactcgatgatctcggaggtcttttccaacctgattCCACGGGATTTGTTCATAAAACTTCCCCGGCAAATGCCCCTTTCTACCGCAGGCCTCTTTCACATGGTCTCTCCAGATCTGCGCAGCGCCCAGCGCGGCCCCCGGGGAGGGCACGGCCCCCGGGAGGGCACGGCCCCCGGGAGGGCACGGCCCCCGGGAGGGCAGGGCCCCCGGGAGGGCAGGGCCGCCTCCCCGCAGGCAGGCAggcgcggccgccgctgccgctccAATGGCGCGCTGCGCTGCCGGGCACGGCCCCTCACGGTCACACGCCGCTGCCGGCTCGCCGCGCTGGCGCCGGGCCCGCAGCGAGGGGTGCCGGGGAGGGCGGTGAGATGGCGGCGCTGCTGCGGCGCGGAGCGGCCGGTAACGCGGGGCGGTAACGCGGGGCGGCGGCGAGGAGGGCGGAGGGAagggcggcgggagcgcgggcggcggcggcggggccagCATGGGGCGGCCGCGGGCCTCGGTGCTTGCTCCGGCCTGGTGGAGCTCCCCGTGAGAGCCTCGCAGGCCGAACGAAACTGCCGCttctataaataaaaacaagttCTCCCGATCCAACTGACGGGCACATTAACAATAAGCTCTCTTTACGGTAAGCTTCCAGAGCAAACGCCAAACTTAAGGTGCAAGGAGGAGCTTGTCTTTTTTGAGATGTGGTTTGGACGtcaaattcaaaataatttcccGTTCATGATAATAACCTCACTCTGGTAGGGTAGGTTAAAGTCACAATACCTAAACCACACCACTTTACTTGGTagccacagagcaggagaaatgtGAGAGGCTCAATGCTGTCAGTGATCGATCAGTAGGATACTGGGAATGGAAACACCTTTGTATGACTGCATTTGAAGGAGGGAACAagagccacagcacactgagacTCAGTTTCCTTGAGCTGCGGAGCCTATCTGATTCCCAAAAGCCCCGTCCAGCgcagagcagcactgtgagCCCCCGTTGGCTTCCAGAGCTCACAAGATACTCACACCACCTTGAAATTGCTGGAATTTAAGAACGACCACATTCCCTTTTTCCGTTCGGTCCAGAGAGTgaacacacagcccctgtgtgcCAGATTCCCTATGGTAACAGCAGCCTCTCCATGCTTTGGGAGTTCATCTCCCCCTGAAAAGAGTGACAAGAAAGCAGTGCCCAGTGACAAGGTTCTAACTGCAACCCACTGTTGTAAAAATTCCCATAGAGAACGAGACTGAGTTCAGTTGGATTTGCTCGTGTTTGATTCCTTAGTTTCCTTGATTAAGTCAATGAACACTGCTCCACATCAGAAGCAACAAACAAGCCCATGAATAAACATTTGAAGGGTGAGGATCTCAGTTTATGGGGTACTTCAGACTTTACTTCATAATCTGCTCGGTTAAAGAACGTAACCCTTGGTACAACTGTATATTTAAACTCTGATGTGTATACTACAAGTAGATCAATCATCAACAGAATGACCCCCaaataaatcaattttaaaatattcttcaaatGAAGCTGAAGAAGGCTATATACTGTAGAACTAGTTTTGTgatgtatatataaatacaagtgtttctttcctggcatgGAAGGGATAGGATTTCAATCTGAAGTTTGCtgcaaagctttcttttttactgCAAGGCATTTTTTGATTATTGGGTTAGAAGATTATAATTTTAAGTAATCTATATAGTTACTAATCTAGATAATgcaagaaaaacacaaatgGTTTTTGTTTAATCTCAGTCAATTCAATTAtggatttaaaattaatactCTGTATGCATCTGACTAGAACTAGGATAAATTCACAAGACTTCATAGAATAAATGCTGATATGAGTGAGCATATAAGTATCTTTGACTTTACAAGAATCCCAGAAATAGACTTCACTTTTTCAGTCTTCCCAGGAAACAGCACaagaaatcaaatatttctGGGGCAGAACCCATAAGAAAGAGCATTTTCTACTCTTTTGCTAGTGCTTCACAAATAGCCGAGTATAAATAGGCTGTCTTTGTCAATTtacttgaaacagaaaaaaatacaaattaaattaCAATAACTGTCTGATCATATGCCCTGTGCGAAATGTAGCAAGAATTATAGATTCTTGGGAAAAGAATGGGAAAGTCCTTGCCTTTCCATTAGTAAAgactgcttggaaaaaaaaatctacagtagtagtatttctattgaactgcgGTCtgataatatttcaaaaaaagaataaaacagtaAAAGGCTCTGGAAAACATAATAAATTATATAGAAAGGGATTCTTCTCTTTCAAAGGATTTTTCTTATTTAGAGAATACTGCCTTCCTCCAAGTGGAAAAATCTCTCTTGCTTCAGCAAGAATTGAATCATGCCTAAAGAAATTACAGTAAAATGGAGCTACTTCAGTAGAAGCTTAGGTGGGCAGGAAAAACTGCATGGCAGATATTGTGGGGCTTGTTACTTTTTGTAACACATTTATTTACTCTGGTTAACTGTCAAACCCTGTACTAGTTAATTAGCCATGCCTTTAATCATGGCACCTAGCTCCTACATGTTTGTACCTCATGCATTTTAGGCATTGCACAGTACTGCTCCCTCATGGAATTACTTGGTTCACCCTGATGCAGCTGCATTAACATGGCAAGTGTTTCTACAAAACAGTTTCTGCACAgacatttgaaaaacaaacatttctttttcctgtggaaatttCTAAGGGATTTTTTAACATGCAAGAAGTTGAAAAGCAGTTGCTGTCCTATACCAGTATGATATCCTAAAGGTACCAAGTGAAAGAATTGTCCAGAATTTCTGGCTGTGATGAAGGAGATGACAGGATGGACTGTGTGAAAGCCTGGCTAGAAATACTGCAGGGCAGTTACCTGCAGCACTGGGCAAGTTTCTAGAAATACTTAATGTAGGATCTTGATTTAGTATCATCAAAAGATTGTGAATAGACTACTTCTGTGACAGAGTCCTTGCTAATAGGCACATTGCATGTTGTAAATTTAAGTGTCAAATACATGCAAACATTGCTTCCTCCATCACAGCACCATGCTCAGAAAGACTTAGATTTAAGGATTCATcagtttttgaagaaaaattaactgACAGAATGTAGAATTCCTGTGGCATAGTAGTTCTCAGTTCTATACTGAGAAACAAAgctaatttaattaattacagCTCTTACTGACCTTACAGAGCaccaagagcccagccaggctgtccATCCTCAGTGTGCTGCAAAGCATCCAGAACCTCAGCTCATCATTGGCACAATCTCTCAGCAAAATAGCACATTTGTGACTTTAAAGCAAAGAATGCCTCAAAGACTCCCAAAGGGCTAAGATGCCTCTAGCTTGGCCTTAAGGCATTGGGAACTCTGACTTGGCCTAAGGCAAACTGgcatgaaattaaaatgtagttttaatGAATATGTCCTTTAATCGAATTCTAATTTTGGTTCTAGAAACAACTGATACTATCATCATTTCTCCCCACCCCAACCCCTCTAGATGCTAATACTGACAGATTAATTTTAAGGTAATTAATTGTAAATACCCTCATtttatatctttcttttttgtgatctttttgttataattttgagATGCATAGGCGTATCCGTATTTCTTTCCCTATTTCATAAGAAGCTCTGAAAATATCAAAAGTCACTTTTAAACACATTATACAGTTGGCCTTTACAATTGGTCCTTTTTTCAACAGGCATATGTAAGGATTTACACCAAATTTGAGTctgctttgggtttttatttattattctctTAATACTTCTGAATATTTACTCAGTCTGAAAACAGAGTAACTGTTTCCTTGCTCTCAGTCTGCCCTGAGCATTGCACAAGGGTGTGCCAATGacttggcagctctgcaggcctTCACAGGGGAAAGAGCAGGCACTGAGACTTTCTCAAAAGCATCGTGTCAGTGCTGTTCACTTTTTTTCCAGGGCTTCTTAGCAGATTGCAGACTTGTGCTCCCACAGTACAAACTCTATCATCATCAAAGTCCTTCTCCCAAAACATTCCAAGCTGTTTGTGGAAACTGGGCCGACTCAATCACGTGGCAATTGCAGTGCCTGATTTGGAGAAAGCTCAGTCCTTGTATAAAGATGTGTTAGGAGCCCAGGTGAGTGAGACTGTTGCTCTTCCTGAACATGGTGTCTACACTGTTTTTGTGGAGCTGGGAAATACCAAGCTGGAACTTCTACATCCTTTAGGAGAGAAAAGCCCCATTGCAAGCTTCCTGCAAAAAAACAAGACTGGAGGAATGCATCATATCTGCATTGAGGTATTTTAACATAATATTTCTTGTAATAAGATAGATACATTCAAGTATGCATGTTTTAATAGGTTTGACCTGTGTAACAACATATAAGGTTgtcatattttttctctcttataCAAAGGAAAATTTAGACAGATATTTTGATAGTCAATTTGTTtcaaaaaaaggtaaatattttaAGAGGAAATTAACTTATTCCCGAGCAGCTACAATTTAATACCTGCAGAGAAAACCATGCTGGACACAGCAGAGTAAGAGAGCAATCCAAGCCTGGTACTCTGACATGGATGCACCCAAAGGCTTTGCCCTGTTTACTGTCACTCATCCTTGGGGATGCAGGAATTCATtccagctgagcccaggctcGGCTCCTCCTCAGGCCATCTctgcaggacaggagcagcagctgctgtggcttttCTGCTCAGGGGAAGAACCTGGAGGGGGCCGTGGCTATGGCACATGTGGCCTTTCTAGTTTAGATAATTTGACAgtcatttctttttgttttgcagactGGTAGCTCTGTGTAGGAAGAACTGTAGTGAGTTTGGGATATTCATGAACAAAACTGGTGCAAATGGGCAGGAATTAGGTGATGTCTGTTCCTCTGAATTAAAGCTAGGAATTTCCTTCATCCCCACCATAACATTGGCAGTAGAGTTTATTCACCAAATTACGTCCAGACATCTCAGCCTTGAAAAATAGCAGTGATACTATTTAAATTCTAGGTCCTTATTGACGATTGAATTTTCTAAACTGAGTGCTAATATTATTTCAAAAAATGAATGCATTTAAGTTTAGGAGAATTAGAATTTCATTAGATGACATGACATCAGAACTTCAGATCACAGCATACAGTACAGGCATATTTTTGTTAATTACATATTTCTGTAGGAAACTGTACTGAAATATGGTATTAATGACTGTTATTATAGTAAAGTTCAGTACAAAGACCACATCTGATATATTTTTGATTATTCCAAGCTTTTTTCCTTAGGAAACTTAATGAACCTTAACCTAGGAGAAGGAGGATACATAAATCTAAAAGGGACTTTTACCTTCTGCCTACTGCCCTCCCTTTTTCACCATTTAATGAATCAGTGCTCTGTCATCACTTATAAAGGGaggtatttttctttacttattGAGAGCTGAAAGTAATGCAGAATTTAGATTATTTATGGATGCCTTATAaagtaacaacaaaaaaaaaatcaatggtCTGTGCATGAGCAATTTCAgtttattaatttcttaaatattGCACAGTCCATTTAAATGGTATATTATAAAATCTTCAAACAACAAATGCAAACTCCtgtagtatttttatttttaatactagATGTTTTTAAATGGTTTATAACTTGTTTTCAGAATTATATTAGAACTTAGAAATAACATTTCAGTAAGGAATTGTTATTGGTCCTAAATGTAAAATCTGCATAATACAGTGCAAAATGTTAATTTCTGTGAActgtatctttttttaaaaggttgatGACATAAAAGCAGCTATGacagaactgaagaaaaaaaagatacgAATATTGAGTGAAGAGCCAAAAATAGGTGCACATGGCAAACCTGTGATTTTTCTTCACCCTAAAGATTGCCACGGAGTCCTTGTGGAACTTGAGCAAGCTTGAGCTGCAATATTCATAAATTAAACAATAGAAGAGTTGTGAAGTTcctgagctggtgctgggaaTATTGATGTGGTATTCAGCCTTTACAAGTTCATTGAAGTCCCCATGGATGAAGTACAGCTTTTGAGTACTGAAACAGTGCTACAGATTTAGGGTCTGTCTTTGCTCTTGTTGctgatttaattttcagaattaatATAATGGCATTTCTTGGATTCTCTGTGATTCTAAACACAAATACATGAGCTAAGTTTCATATGTACCATTGTAATTTATCTTTTGTTGCCTGTTTGAAGCAAGATTTTACCTCTGTAGCCACAGAAACTGTACAGTTTCTAGGTCAAGCTGCATTATTTTGCTCTACATTTCACAGCAGAGACCCACTTCCCAGTGACAACAACATAGCTTAGacattttctttagaaataaaggtattatgttttctcttttcaccATTCACCATCTGTGCTTCACACTGATTGACTGGTTCATGCAATAAAAAACCCATATATTATTGTATGGATGTCTGCAATCAGTAAATAAGTTTTTCTTGCCATAACAATTACTGCCAAGGAAGTTACCATGCATAAATCATCATTTAGTTGTTTTATGAACTTCGTGGATATGCAGGCAATGCAACAAGAGAACCTGAAAACTATTTACCTGACATATATTTCACACTGTAATGCAGTTGTGACATTttagttttttcatttttagggctgtttaaagttgttttttatTCCCCAAGCTTTCTCAGAGAAGGACATCTTGAAGAGACATCCTTCTGAACAAGCAGCAATAAACCTTTTCACTTACTTTACAAACAAGGCTTTCCTGTGCAGAACCACTTACAAAATCAGTGGCAAACACACTCCACATAAGCCTTGCTTCTGTACAGTTGTTAGCATTAAAGACCACACCAGTATGCTGATGtcacaggctgcaggcagtTTTGTTAACTTATTTATGAACAGACTTCACCTTATTGCTGTATATTACCCAAGCAGTCTTTTCCTGATGCTTTCTTTTATAGGTTTGTTTTGACATTTCAGCTGTAGAAATAGAAGACTTACTATTTCTTTAGTTTTCTCAAGCCTTAAAAAGTCATACTTTCCTAGCTTAACTACaatctgaattttaaattttcctacaTCTCTGCTTGGAGTATTGAATCTTCAGCTTGATATGAAGATGATTTTAGTCAACAACTTCTGA
The sequence above is a segment of the Molothrus aeneus isolate 106 chromosome 13, BPBGC_Maene_1.0, whole genome shotgun sequence genome. Coding sequences within it:
- the MCEE gene encoding methylmalonyl-CoA epimerase, mitochondrial, producing MAALLRRGAAGLLSRLQTCAPTVQTLSSSKSFSQNIPSCLWKLGRLNHVAIAVPDLEKAQSLYKDVLGAQVSETVALPEHGVYTVFVELGNTKLELLHPLGEKSPIASFLQKNKTGGMHHICIEVDDIKAAMTELKKKKIRILSEEPKIGAHGKPVIFLHPKDCHGVLVELEQA